A region from the Papaver somniferum cultivar HN1 unplaced genomic scaffold, ASM357369v1 unplaced-scaffold_22, whole genome shotgun sequence genome encodes:
- the LOC113340575 gene encoding protein FAR-RED IMPAIRED RESPONSE 1-like — METGCGAYVTCRRRQGDRKWVMSVVSLEHNHKCNPEDVKLYKCFEPVCSSGKKQRQIDLNDGGSIAKKKAKTAVQNDGVGCEGRRLRIGKGDVEALLKFFAKMNGENAGFYWQAEFDEGNYLKNVFWADGMSRAAYKEFGDVVSFDTTYLLDKYDMPLVAFVGVNHHGQTILLGCGLVSSEDTETFVWLFTEWLMCMSGKSPKAIITDQAKAIQNAIEIVFPQTRHRWCLWNVMKKLPDEFGKHDRCLDITSDMKAAVYDTQSSDEFEQLWHWMLVEYGLQDNQWLKDLFEERSRWVPCFLKDTFWAGMSTQRNEGSNMFFDGYMNARSSIKQFAEQYEVVLRKKVEKEKLADDTSSQKTIPLVTTYPMEKQIQKRYTNSKFKEFQVELLAMLYCNFTKIEKTPTHMIYNIQEDLYIEDFRKKMTFYVTYNAEECDVHCTCQNFTFDGIQCRHALSVLCHNGVRKLPDNYILRWWQKDVIRAHTRVKVGFSCWTNDDATKRYHDLCTKFAELAALAANDETLYRDIVNWLDCKKKELQQTVIEAK; from the coding sequence ATGGAAACTGGATGTGGGGCTTATGTTACATGTCGAAGGCGGCAAGGAGATAGGAAATGGGTTATGTCAGTTGTTAGTTTAGAGCATAATCATAAGTGTAATCCGGAGGATGTCAAGCTTTATAAGTGTTTTGAACCAGTTTGTAGTAGTGGGAAAAAACAAAGGCAAATTGATCTTAATGATGGAGGGTCGATTGCGAAGAAGAAGGCGAAGACAGCAGTTCAGAATGATGGTGTAGGTTGTGAAGGAAGACGTCTACGGATTGGCAAGGGAGATGTGGAAGCACTTTTGAAATTTTTTGCGAAGATGAATGGTGAAAACGCGGGGTTCTATTGGCAAGCTGAATTTGATGAGGGAAATTACTTGAAGAATGTTTTTTGGGCAGATGGTATGAGTAGAGCAGCTTATAAAGAGTTTGGCGATGTAGTTAGCTTTGATACGACATATTTGCTAGATAAGTATGATATGCCGTTGGTTGCCTTTGTTGGTGTTAATCATCACGGACAGACGATTTTACTTGGTTGTGGGTTGGTTTCGAGTGAAGATACCGAAACATTTGTATGGTTGTTTACTGAGTGGTTGATGTGTATGTCGGGAAAATCTCCCAAAGCAATAATAACAGACCAAGCAAAGGCGATTCAAAATGCCATAGAAATCGTATTTCCTCAAACTAGGCACAGATGGTGTTTATGGAATGTCATGAAAAAACTTCCTGACGAATTTGGTAAACACGACAGGTGTTTGGATATTACTTCTGATATGAAAGCTGCGGTGTATGATACACAATCTTCAGATGAGTTTGAGCAGTTGTGGCATTGGATGTTGGTCGAGTATGGCTTGCAAGACAACCAATGGTTGAAGGATTTGTTTGAAGAAAGGAGTCGCTGGGTACCATGTTTTCTGAAAGACACGTTTTGGGCAGGAATGTCTACTCAAAGAAATGAAGGAAGTAATATGTTTTTTGATGGGTATATGAATGCAAGGTCTTCAATTAAACAGTTTGCGGAGCAGTACGAAGTTGTGTTAAGGAAGAAGGTGGAAAAGGAAAAGCTAGCGGATGATACGTCGTCTCAGAAAACTATTCCCTTAGTAACTACTTACCCTATGGAGAAACAGATTCAAAAAAGGTACACTAACTCAAAGTTTAAAGAATTTCAAGTTGAGTTATTAGCAATGTTGTATTGTAACTTCACCAAGATTGAAAAAACACCTACCCATATGATCTACAACATCCAAGAAGACCTATATATTGAGGATTTCCGTAAAAAGATGACTTTTTATGTGACCTATAATGCAGAAGAATGTGATGTTCATTGTACTTGTCAAAACTTTACATTTGATGGAATTCAATGCAGGCATGCTCTAAGTGTTTTGTGTCATAATGGTGTAAGAAAACTCCCAGATAACTACATCTTGAGATggtggcagaaagatgtgatcaGAGCTCATACAAGGGTTAAAGTGGGGTTCAGTTGTTGGACTAACGATGACGCGACTAAGCGTTACCATGATTTGTGTACTAAATTTGCTGAGCTTGCTGCTTTGGCAGCAAATGATGAGACTCTTTATCGGGATATTGTCAACTGGTTGGACTGTAAAAAGAAGGAACTGCAACAGACAGTTATCGAAGCTAAGTAA